The window TATCGGCAGGGGCCGAGGAAGCGGAGCACCTCGTCGACGACGAGGTCGGGTGCCTCGCGCATCATGAAGTGGCCAACCGCGGGGACCCGTTTGAAGGTGAGCTGGGGGAAGTATTCCGATAAACGATCGGCCCAAGTAACTGGCAGGATCGGGTCCGCCTCTCCCCAGAGGACCAGCGTCGGTTGGGGCACTGAGAACGTGGCGGGCGGGGGGTCGCCCTCGGTCATCCGCGTGCGCTCGCGGGCGCGGTAGTAGTTGAAGCCTCCGCGGAGAGCCCCGGGCTGGGAGTAGGCATCCACGTAATGCTGTAGCTCCTGCTCGGTAACCCACTCCGTCCGGTGCGACCAGTGCATCAGGAAGTGGCGCAGGTAAAGCATGATCGTCGCCCGGCTCGCCCCGACGAGCTCATCCGCCCAGGACAAGGTGTGAAAGATTTGGTACCAGAT of the Candidatus Methylomirabilota bacterium genome contains:
- a CDS encoding alpha/beta hydrolase, with the translated sequence IWYQIFHTLSWADELVGASRATIMLYLRHFLMHWSHRTEWVTEQELQHYVDAYSQPGALRGGFNYYRARERTRMTEGDPPPATFSVPQPTLVLWGEADPILPVTWADRLSEYFPQLTFKRVPAVGHFMMREAPDLVVDEVLRFLGPCR